From the Paraflavitalea soli genome, the window CTGGCTAAAGTTTCACGCAAGCTTGAAGCCCTGCGTGATCCCTATGCCAACTACAATAAATTTGCGGTAACGGATATCAAGCGTCTGGCTCCATCTGTTGATTGGAAAACATGGGCCACCAATATTGGCGCCGGCTCGGTTGATTCTGTCATTATCGGACAACCGGAGTTTTTCAGAGAACTGGAAACAGCCCTTACAACTGTTCCGATCAAGGACTGGAAAGTATACCTGCGCTGGAACCTGATCAATGGCTCAGCCGACTATTTGAGCAAACCTTTTGTAGACCAGGATTTTGAATTTTATGCCAAAACCATGCGGGGCGCCAAGAAACAACGACCCCGTTGGAAAAGAGTACTCGATTCCGAAAAAGGCGCCATGGGCGAATTGGTAGGGCAATTGTTTGTGAAGGAATACTTCAATGAAACAGCTAAGAAGCGCTATTCAGATATGGTAGAGGCCATCCGCTCGGCCCTGAAAGACCGGATCAACAAGCTGGAATGGATGGGTGATAGCACCCGGGAGAAGGCCTTGCACAAACTGGCCACTATGAAAAAGAAAGTTGGCTATCCCGATAAATGGAAAGATTTTTCTGCGATGAAGATAGGCCGTGGTCCTTATGTGCTCAACATGCAGCAGGCCAATGCCTGGTGGCACCAGTACACGGTCAACAAACTGGGCAAACCGGTTGACCGCACAGAATGGGATATGCCACCGCAGGAATACAATGCCTATTACAATCCTTCCAACAATGAGATCGTATTGCCGGCTGGCATTTTTACGGTGCCCGGTTACCGCGACGAACAGTTGGACGATGCAGTGGTATATGGCTATGCTGCCGCCTCTACCATTGGCCATGAGATCACCCACGGGTTTGATGATGAAGGCCGCCAGTTTGATGCCAATGGCAACCTGGTAAGCTGGTGGACGAAAGAGGATGAAGCCAAGTTCAACAAGCGGGCGCAGGTGATGGTAAATCAGTTCAATGGGTATGTAGTAGTGGATACCTTACGGATCAATGGAAAAGCTACCCTTGGTGAGAACATTGCCGACCTGGGCGGTATCCTGCTGGGATGGGATGCCTTCCGCAAAACGGAGCAATACAAGAAGGGAGAAAAACTGGCTGGCTACACCCCTGCCCAGCGGTATTTTCTGGGTTATTCATTGGGCTGGCTGGGGCATGCCCGCAAGGAATTGCTGGCCAATCAACTGATGACAGATGTACACTCGCCGGCTCAGTATCGTGTGAATGGCCCTATGGCGGATGTGGATGCTTTTTATGAAACATTCGATATAAAACCAGGCGATAAACTGTACCGTCCCGATAGCCTGCGGGTGAAGATCTGGTAAAGTCTGAACCAGGATCTATTGGATCCGGAGGATCTTAAGGGTGCCCGGGAAGGAGAAGAACATGGTCTCCTTTCCGGGCATTTGTTTGTTATGACAGCATTACAATGAAATACAAGTACCCTTCCGCACAGGGCCGGACGGCATACGCGCCAAGGAGGCGTAGATTACCTTATTTATACAAGTTTAATAAAGAATCAGGATAATTGATCTTGCAAACAGGACGTAAATCCTTATTTAATGGTGTGGCATTCATGGCTGTTTCAAAATTATAATACCCTGGAATGCGCTCGCCGATTTTCCAGAAAGGCTGAGAAGTCCAAAAAGGTTCTTCGCATGGCAAGTAATACTTTTTGTTGGTTCTTTTTTCCATTTCCTTTCTATTTAAGAAAACCGAAGTATGAAACTCTTCAGCACTTTTCAGCCCCCCTCCACGGATACCCATAAATATTTCCCCCAGCTCGAAAAGGGTCCATGGCTTATTTAAAGAAGTTCGGTAGCCCATTACT encodes:
- a CDS encoding M13 family metallopeptidase, producing MKLQVLLPAALLCGLMACQNNDTPAPAPDVVAANMDTTVKPGDDFFLYANGGWIKQHPIPDEETRWDIGQLVNEEIYKRVLSINEKAVADSNTGGVSKKLADFWLSAIDTVSIEQAGIQPLQSDLDKVNAITDVPSLLQLIAGWQVKGISPAFSQFIYQDSKNSEQMALYLYQGGLGLPNRDYYFNTDSTTTSKRNAYVKHVARMMELLGDDTTTAANNARTIMKLETRLAKVSRKLEALRDPYANYNKFAVTDIKRLAPSVDWKTWATNIGAGSVDSVIIGQPEFFRELETALTTVPIKDWKVYLRWNLINGSADYLSKPFVDQDFEFYAKTMRGAKKQRPRWKRVLDSEKGAMGELVGQLFVKEYFNETAKKRYSDMVEAIRSALKDRINKLEWMGDSTREKALHKLATMKKKVGYPDKWKDFSAMKIGRGPYVLNMQQANAWWHQYTVNKLGKPVDRTEWDMPPQEYNAYYNPSNNEIVLPAGIFTVPGYRDEQLDDAVVYGYAAASTIGHEITHGFDDEGRQFDANGNLVSWWTKEDEAKFNKRAQVMVNQFNGYVVVDTLRINGKATLGENIADLGGILLGWDAFRKTEQYKKGEKLAGYTPAQRYFLGYSLGWLGHARKELLANQLMTDVHSPAQYRVNGPMADVDAFYETFDIKPGDKLYRPDSLRVKIW